CGGTTATCTCCATATCGTCGGACGCGGCAAGGATCTCATCATCACCGGCGGCTACAACGTCTACCCGAAGGAGGTCGAGGGCGAGATCGACGGCATTCCGGGCGTGGTGGAAAGCGCGGTCATTGGTTTGCCCCATCGCGATTTCGGCGAGGCGGTGACCGCCGTCGTGGTCGCCGGCACGGCGGCCGCGCTGACGGAAGCGGCGATCCTGGACGCGCTCCGGCCGAGGCTTGCCCGCTACAAGCTGCCGAAGCGCGTGATCTTCAGTGCCGATCTGCCGCGCAACGCCATGGGCAAGGTGCAGAAGAACCTGCTGCGCAGCGCCCATGACGGGCTCTACGGCTGAGGCCGGCATCGGCCGGCCCGGGTCAGGCCTGACGCCCGATCGCCCGGCACCAGGCCTTGAGGTCCGCTTCGACGGTTTCGGCGACCGGCCTGCGGCGGTCGAAGCCGGCGAGTAGCACGGCGCCTTGCCATTGCGCCACCATCAGCCGTCCGAGATCGGGCCGCGGACCCGCTGCATCGCCGAGGCAGTCGCCGAGGATCGTCGCGATGGTCTCGAACCAGGCGACGCCGCGCTGGCGGAGCGCCGGATCGATCAGGTCCTCGCGCAACACCAGCAGCCCGTCGGCATAGTCGTCGCCATCGCCATAACCGCCCGACAGCGCCACCAGCCAGGCGACCGCGCCTGCGGGGTTGCGCGTCACCGTGGCGCCTTCGGCCGCGGTGCGCACCTCGAGCGCGCTCCAGGCATGGGCAAGGGTCGCTTCGAGCAGGCCGGCCTTGCTGCCGAAACGCTGCACCAGGGTTGCCGGAGAAAGTCCGATCTCGGCGGTCAGCGCCGCGAAGCTGACGCCCTCCGGCCCGGCCCGGCGCATCAGCACGAGGGCCTGGTCGAGCACGATCTGGTCGGGGATGGAACGCGGACGGGCCATGGTTGCTCTATTGTAAATGAACGTTCGTTTATATATGGCGCAGAACGCCATTCAACAGGAGACCTGAAGCCATGGCCCGCATCCTCGGCTATGTCGGCATGAGCGTCGACGGCTATATCGCGTCACCCGACGGCACGCTCGACTGGCTGCGCAAATACGACACGATCGATTTCGGCCCATTCGCCTTCGAGACGTTCCTCGAGGGCATCCGCACCATCGTCATGGGGCGGGCAACCTATGACGTGGTCGCCGATCATCCCGGGCCATGGGCCTATGCCGGCAAGCGTGTCTTCGTGGTGACGTCGCGGCCCATCGACCGGCCGATCGGCGATGTCGAGCTCTGGACCGGCGGTATCGACGCGCTGGTCGGCCACCTGCGCGCGCTCGATGACGGCGATGTCTGGATGGTCGGCGGCGGGCTTCTGCAGCAGGCCTTCATCGCCTGCGGCGCCCTCGACCAGCTCGAGCTCTATGTCGTGCCCGAGATCGTCGGGGCCGGCATTCCCTTGTTTCCGGCCAACGGCTTTTCGCGCAGCATCAAGCTCGTCTCGACCGACGTGCTGCCGGAGGGGTGTGTCAGACTGTTCTACGAATTCGGGGCAACCGCCTGACCGGCGATCTTAGCCTTCCTTGCTGGCCAGCCCGTCCCAGAACGCCTTGGCCTTGGCGAAGAAGCCCGCGGTTTCCGGCTGGGTGTCCTTCGAGCTCTCCTTGTCGAACTCGGCGAGCAGTTCCTTCTGGCGCTTGGTCAGGTTGCGCGGGGTCTCGACGTCGACCTGGACATAGAGGTCGCCGGTGACCTTGGAGCGCAGCACCGGCATGCCTTTGCCGGACAGGCGGAAGCGCTTGCCCGATTGGGTGCCTTCGGGAACCTTGACCTGCGCCCGGCCGCCGTCGACGGTCGGCACCTCGAAGGCGCCGCCGAGCGTGGCGGTGACCAGCGAGACCGGCGCCCGGCAATAGAGATCCTGGCCGTCGCGCTGGAAGAAGGAGTGCGGCTGGATCGACAGGAAAATATAGAGATCGCCCGACGGGCCGCCGCGGAAACCGGCCTCGCCTTCATTGGCAAGCCGGATGCGCGTGCCGTCCTCGACGCCCGCGGGGATGTTGACCGACAGGACCCGCTCCTTGGTCACCCGGCCGGCGCCGCCGCAATTGGCGCAAGGGTCTTCGATCACCTGGCCGCGGCCCTGGCAGGTCGGGCAGGTCCGTTCGATCGAGAAGAAACCCTGGCTGGCGCGCACCCGGCCGTGGCCGCCGCAGGTGCCGCAGGTCTTCGGCTTGGAGCCGGCCTTGGCGCCCGAGCCCGAACAGACCTCGCAGGTCGCGGTCGTCGGAATGCGCAGCTGGGCGGACTTGCCGTGAAAGGCTTCCTCCAGCGTGATGTCCATGTTGTAGCGAAGATCGGCGCCGCGCTCGCGGCCACCCCCGCCGCCGGCACCCCTGCGGCGGCCGCCGGCCATGCCGAACAATTCTTCGAAGATGTCGGACATGGACGACGAGAAGTCGCCGCCGAAGCCCTGGGGCCCGCCGCCGCCATTCTCGAAAGCCTGGTGGCCGAACCGGTCATAGGCCGCGCGCTTCTGGCCGTCGGACAAGACCTGATAGGCTTCGTTCAGTTCCTTGAACTGGTGCTCGGCTTCGGAATTGTTCGGGTTGCGGTCGGGATGATACTGCATCGCCTTCTTGCGGAAGGCCGATTTCAGCGCGGCATCATCGGCATCGCGGCCGCATCCCAGAATGTCGTAATAGTCGCGCTTGGACATCTTGCTCTGATCACCAATGGCCGCGGGCCGCCAAGATGATGGCGGTCATGCCCAGGAACAGGCAAAGCGGCGAATAATAAGCCGTGTCAAGGCGGGCAAAGACCGAACCGTTCGGCTTCTTGAAGAAACCGACCAGGTTGAAGTCGCCAATGGCCCGACTGATGAATGCAAGGCCGGCGAGGCCAATTGCGATGGTTGGCAGGATCGGCGGCAGAAGGCCCAACCGGATCACCCCGCCAGCCAAAAGGAACAGCACGCCGAGGCCCGCGATCAGCACGGCGACCAGCGCTGTCAGTGATTGGCCCGGCACGAAGCTCGGCCGCCCTTCGAGGCTCGGGATCGCCGCCTGCAGGCCGGCCTGGCCGCCCAGCGCCCAATAGCCGTGAAGCCCCGCCGTCACGAACAGAACCAGCCCTGCGATGAGCGTCATGCATGTGACGACTGTCGCCATCGAAGGCCCCTCG
This portion of the Phreatobacter stygius genome encodes:
- a CDS encoding TetR/AcrR family transcriptional regulator, with amino-acid sequence MARPRSIPDQIVLDQALVLMRRAGPEGVSFAALTAEIGLSPATLVQRFGSKAGLLEATLAHAWSALEVRTAAEGATVTRNPAGAVAWLVALSGGYGDGDDYADGLLVLREDLIDPALRQRGVAWFETIATILGDCLGDAAGPRPDLGRLMVAQWQGAVLLAGFDRRRPVAETVEADLKAWCRAIGRQA
- a CDS encoding dihydrofolate reductase family protein, with the protein product MARILGYVGMSVDGYIASPDGTLDWLRKYDTIDFGPFAFETFLEGIRTIVMGRATYDVVADHPGPWAYAGKRVFVVTSRPIDRPIGDVELWTGGIDALVGHLRALDDGDVWMVGGGLLQQAFIACGALDQLELYVVPEIVGAGIPLFPANGFSRSIKLVSTDVLPEGCVRLFYEFGATA
- the dnaJ gene encoding molecular chaperone DnaJ: MSKRDYYDILGCGRDADDAALKSAFRKKAMQYHPDRNPNNSEAEHQFKELNEAYQVLSDGQKRAAYDRFGHQAFENGGGGPQGFGGDFSSSMSDIFEELFGMAGGRRRGAGGGGGRERGADLRYNMDITLEEAFHGKSAQLRIPTTATCEVCSGSGAKAGSKPKTCGTCGGHGRVRASQGFFSIERTCPTCQGRGQVIEDPCANCGGAGRVTKERVLSVNIPAGVEDGTRIRLANEGEAGFRGGPSGDLYIFLSIQPHSFFQRDGQDLYCRAPVSLVTATLGGAFEVPTVDGGRAQVKVPEGTQSGKRFRLSGKGMPVLRSKVTGDLYVQVDVETPRNLTKRQKELLAEFDKESSKDTQPETAGFFAKAKAFWDGLASKEG
- a CDS encoding DUF3995 domain-containing protein, which gives rise to MATVVTCMTLIAGLVLFVTAGLHGYWALGGQAGLQAAIPSLEGRPSFVPGQSLTALVAVLIAGLGVLFLLAGGVIRLGLLPPILPTIAIGLAGLAFISRAIGDFNLVGFFKKPNGSVFARLDTAYYSPLCLFLGMTAIILAARGHW